Proteins encoded together in one Actinomycetota bacterium window:
- the hisB gene encoding imidazoleglycerol-phosphate dehydratase HisB: MGRMATIERKTRETDIMVAIDLDGSGVCAVDTGVPFFDHMLDALGRHALLDLTVKAAGDLEIDAHHTVEDVGICLGAAIAEALGDKRGITRFGSAMVPMDEALVACAIDISGRGGLVYEVDLPIEIIGTFDTSLAREFMTALAMNAGMTVHVVGMAGGNAHHIVEAAFKAFARALYAAIAIDPRVAGVPSTKGAL; encoded by the coding sequence ATGGGCCGCATGGCGACGATAGAGCGCAAGACCCGCGAGACGGACATCATGGTCGCGATAGACCTCGACGGCTCGGGCGTGTGCGCCGTGGACACGGGCGTGCCGTTCTTCGACCACATGCTCGACGCGCTCGGGCGCCACGCGCTGCTCGACCTGACCGTGAAGGCGGCAGGCGACCTCGAGATCGACGCGCACCACACCGTCGAGGACGTGGGCATCTGCCTCGGGGCGGCCATCGCCGAGGCGCTCGGCGACAAGCGGGGCATCACGCGGTTCGGCTCGGCGATGGTGCCGATGGACGAGGCGCTGGTCGCGTGCGCCATCGACATCTCCGGCCGAGGAGGGCTCGTCTACGAGGTGGACCTGCCCATCGAGATCATCGGGACCTTCGATACCTCGCTGGCGCGCGAGTTCATGACCGCGCTCGCGATGAACGCGGGCATGACCGTGCACGTCGTCGGGATGGCGGGCGGCAACGCGCACCACATCGTCGAGGCCGCGTTCAAGGCGTTCGCGCGTGCGTTGTACGCGGCGATCGCCATCGACCCGCGCGTCGCCGGCGTGCCGTCGACCAAGGGAGCGCTGTGA